The Choloepus didactylus isolate mChoDid1 chromosome 15, mChoDid1.pri, whole genome shotgun sequence genome segment TGCTCAGCTACCACTTCAGCCTACAAACTCTTGCCTCCCCTACGCTGCAAAGGATTCAAGTTATCTGTATTGGTGGTGGTGTGGCTTCCCCAAACCGCCTGCCAGTACTTGTCCTTGCACCTCCCAAAGATTCATAAGGCAGCACCCCCTCCCATTACTTATCCTTAGCTCCATGAAAGGAAGAGCGATCACATGCCCAGTCAAAATAGGACCACCTCAGATGCCCTAGACCGGAAAATAACTCTTCTACCTCCTGGGTACGAGTTCACAGTGTGAACTCGGGGACTAACCCATcccccagccccgcccccgcccTTTATCATGAGTAACTCCAATAACAACCTCAGGCCCACAAGGAAATTCCAATTTCTGCCATATTTCAGTTCACATTAGCAGGCAGCAATCCCTTCAATCCTACCAACTACCCTTTACTTTTCACTAAAGCATTATATAAGGGTAAGAATCACTTCCTCATGGGCTACACCTCTCCTTTGCCTTTCTCAAGATAGGCACTCCCCTCCCACAGATATAACTCCAACATGTCCCTATTCCCCAGAAAGAAGCTGGCCCCATCTGCCCACATGCATGCATTCTTTAAACACCGGAGCACCTGCTGTGCACAGAAGCTAAAACTGAAATGGTCAAGCTAAAACAAAACCGAAATGATCCATGTACACACAGAGCCCCAGTTTAGAGAACCTTTATTTGGAACAAGTGGGACCTTCATTTAGGTCCTTGCTATTACAATCCCTTCCTGGACCAGCAGCAGGAGTATcctcttgttagaaatgcagatccCACCCCAGAAGGACTTAGTCAGAATCTGCATTCTAAAAAGATCTCCAGATGATTCAAATGCcttgaaagtttgagaagcactgacctACAGGACTGATTTTGCAAACAACACATACAAGTCCAGTGGGATTTTGCCTCTGACCAGAAAGAGGTCCTAGGAACTTAATGGAAGTGAGCATGCCCCTGGTTGTGTTCAAAGAAAAGTGAGTATGATTTGGCACCAGCACCACAGAAAGAAGCACAAAAGCACTTGTGGTTTTCTCTAGTTCATTTTTATTAGTCTGCATAGTGACTTAGATGTTCTGAATACTGGGGGAACCCCTCAGCCCCACCCATCTTACATAGGAATGCAAGTTAACTTGTTTCAATAACTGTTACAAAAAACAAAtacccctttttaaaaatctggttttacacattttttatttcactttttttccatttctttataaaaCAGTCATCTCCTCACTAGCAGCTCTCTCCCCTAGAGtaggggaggtggggtggaggaggTTGGGCACCTCCAAAGGAAAAAGGGGAGAAAGGGCCAGGGTTACCTCCGGAGGTTCTTCTGGGCCTGTTTCAACAATGTGTCAAAGTCAAGTGAATCAAATTTGCTCTTTACAGGGGCAGGGTCAAAGTCTTCCCGGTTGGAGTCTATAAAGGCAGAGAGACCAAAAATCAAGGTTCTGAGGTCTCTGACCATCACTTCTCAACCACAGGGTCCTCAAATGGCCAGTAACCTCCCATCCCAATAATGATGAAGCTGTAAGTGTCTTGATTTTCCGTCAAAGAGACACAAGAGTCCCCACTTTTCTTCTCATCCCCCACCTTAGGTTTTTCATGAGTCAGATGAAGATAAGTCTGCCTAGCTCCACCCTCATAGGGTTGGGACCCCTTCAAGGTAGGCAACCAAGTGTACCAAAGCCTCAGGCCCTCCCCTCCACTCACCAAGATCCGAATAGCTCCTCTTGCAGAACTGCCTGCGGCCCCCAAAGCAGAGGTCAAAGGGCTGCTCATCTGCCTGGCGCAACTTGTGGCCACTCTCAATGGCTGCAAATGCCTCCTCAGCATAGCGGTAAGTGACGAAGCCATAGTTGTCACTGGTGGGAGGATgaagcaggggctggggtggccATTTGGGCACAAGCCGTGGTGAAGGGATAGCACCCCAGGgtacagagagggtctggggtaGTTTCTTTTCATTACCCAAATAGCCAACTCTCTGACTGAGAAATGAAGCTGTCCCAGAGCaagggaaaaagacaaaagaagcaTCAAGGTAGCTAAATGAGATAGAAAGGACATCCTGAACTTAGGGCCCAAGCTTACCCTTGGACACGGAAGTGAATGGTGCACTCCTCAATCTCTCCAAAAACAGAGAACCTCTGTTTCAGCTCTGACCGAGTCATGCGGCCAGGTATCTTCCCAATGAAGACCACCCTTCTCTCTTCCTATTTTGGGGCAAGGAAAATTGACACACCATAAGCCAGGGCCACAGGTGCAGTTGACTCTCTAAGCTCATAGCTCAGGGGCAAACTCCAGCTCCCATGACCTGTTCTTCTACTCACTATTGCACGCTCCTTCTGCAGCACTCTCTGCCTTTGGTAATGGTCATGCGAACGATAAGAACTGTACCTGACAGGAGGAGAAGATGTCATCAGCCCCCAGACATAAGTCAATTCAAGCTTCAGAACTCGAGTACCTGCACCCCAGGTGCACTCTCCCTAAACACATGCTCACCGCCGCCTCCTGTCGCTTCTCCGGTGAGGGGATGGAGAGCGGGAACGGCTGCGGGAACTGGATGAGGAGGATGAGGAAGATGCAGAGGAAGACGATGATGAGGAAGAGCATCTTCGGGAACGTCCAGAGGAACTGCAGCTGGATCTGGAGAATAAACGGGCATGTAGGAATGCTGGAAGTGGTGCAGATATACTCTACTCACTTCACCctgtccccagccctgccctcctgtCAGGAGGCTCAGGACCAGAGGTAAAGCAGAATAGGAGAGGTCTAGAACAGTTTTCTTCACAGATGAACAGAGAACCTTTATGGGAACTTTAGATTTTTCTGGAATGTTCTGGAGTATCTGGACAGAAATCATCTATTTTCAATTGTGCAAAATTGAACGAGTTAtcacaaagaggaagaaaaataaatggagacctagagagagaaagggctggGCCCTAGGTCTCATAGCCAGCTATCTGTTGGTTGTTGGAGCCAGGCCTGGATCTCTGGGTTTCTGATCCTTTCCCAGGTCTCATAGGATGGCTGTCACCATGGCATAAAGTGGAAGTGACTGTACTAGACTTGTAGTAGGCACCATTTCTGAAGATAGCCACCACGATCAAAAGCCAAGAATTCTTCATTAAGTGGAAAATTTTggatgttataagagaaaagACACTACTGGGAAATAGATGAAGCACCCAAAGGACCTCTACCAGACTCTTTCCTCAACAGATGATTAAGGGAATGACTGTTTCCAAATAACAATTAACCCACTCTTCCACCTTCTCCCGTACCTCCAGGAAAATGCCGTAATCGAGGACTGATGCAGTATGTGAAAAAATCAACATTATCAAGATCAAACCCTAACAGTTTCCTCAAGGCACATCTCAAGGAAGCAGGAGACCTCAGGGACACcccaaactccaaacagaaactatcTTCCCACAGCTTGCCTTTTTCAACAACTCAGGAAAGGGGGGAAAAGACAAAAGCCAAGGACAGAAGCAGAAGCCTTAGTGCCTAAAAGTACCAAACTCAATGTGCAAAAGCTTTCAAAGGAAACCAGAGAATATGAACTTCCTAAATGGAGAGGACCTAACAGGCCATCAGAGCTCACCTGCGCCACCTCTTGTGTGGGGGGGAGAGGGACCGGGACCGGGACCGGGATGAGGAAGACGACGATGAGGATGAAGAGGATGCTTCGCTGGTCCCGTTGGACCCAGAGCTGACAGAACGGCTGCTGCAGCCACGGCGGCCCTGCCAGCCCCGGCTTGGGGGACTGGCTGATCTGCAGGCTTTTCGGTAACAGCGCATTGACCGCTGCTTGGCTGAGGATTCAGGGGGAGTCCTAGTGTTCGTGGCATTCCGGCAGGGTGAGGCCTCAGGGGACAGCAAGGTGGATGGGGCAAGGCAAGGGGCTGGGAGTTCTGCCTGCTCACTGCTAGTCCTGTGATCAAGTGGCTCCTGGGAGGCAGCTGTGGGTGGGGGCAGTGGAGCAGCTGGGCCCAAGGACAAGACGGGCTTGATGGTGATGTCCTGATGGCGCTTGACGTTCCATCGGGAGCCCACCTCTGGAATGACTAGGGCAGgcatcttttttgggggggtccTGCTCCGGACACAATAGTCATGGTCCCCAGAGCCCACATGGACAGGACTAGGGCCATGGACCCCTTCTTGGTGGCGGGCTGCAGCTGGATGTTTGACCTCTGCAATTCCTTCAGGCTTGAGGGTTCCCTCCTGGGCGGTGGACTTAGATTTGGCTTTGGCCAGCAGTGAGACAGCAGCCAGGGGCTTCCATAACTGGTGGGGAGGGGTAGCTGGAGGGGTGAGCCctgtgggggggagggaggatggagaTAGCAGGATGAGATCCCATTCTAACTTCCAAATCTGTGCATACAGGTTCCAGAAACCCCCAGACCTCATCTCACAAAGCACATCAAGCATGGTCAACAGCCCAAGTTCTCCCACTGCTGTAACTTCTCCTTTCCCTGTGTTCCCCATCCTGGGGACCAGCAATAGCTACAAGAAGCCAGCTAGGGTCCTCCTGAATCCCTCACCATCTCACTACTCAAACCTAGTTGATAACTTGATCTTGTTCAGTCTACCTCTCCATTTTTAGATCTCCCCTTCCACCCAGCACTGCCTGACTTCTGAGCTGCATCTTCCAATGGTATCCCACCTCCAGCTTCATATCCATATACCTGTCTTCTACATTCTTGCTAGAGGGAGCACCCCAAAACGAACCTCACAAAGTTTTTTCAATTGCTTCTTATCATACACAGGATACAGTCCAAATAGTTTAATATGGCATTCAAAGTTCCCATAATTTGACCAGCTACTCACCACTCCAGTTTTCTCTCATTTTAGTTCTGTCCACCACCCTGATTAGCCACTATACTCCAGCCAAGCCAAACCACTCACAATTCCCCAAAACATACCAGGATGTTGTTTCCTCAGTTCTCTCAAGTTGCAACCTCTGCCTAAAATGCCTGTCCCCAAAATCTACCTGACTGATATCAGTGATTTTCTCAAGACTCAACTTGGAGGACTACCTTGTATATAGCCCTTCTTTACTGCCCCCTTCCATCCCAACTATCAATCAGAGACTTCTTTTTAACTTACCATCTCTGACATTCaacatgctcattcatttatacaTCTGCCCCCTAGACTATGGGCACCTCAAGGATGGAGCTCGGCTCTCTAGATCTCTAACACCTACACAACCCTTGGTACAGAGCGGGCTCTGAAAAGGTCTGTGGCGTGAACTACTGAAAGGCAGTTCCCCACCCTGAACCCACCTGCCACGTTGGCCAGTTCTGGGGCTTGTAACCGGTCTAGGGGCCTCTTCTCCTGGGGAGTGTCAACGCTGCTGGCGGGGGAAAAGGGAAAGCCTGGTTCATTGCCTCCTCAACATCTTGTATATCTCTCTCCTCAAAAAGCAATGGGACAGGGGTGTGTGCAGAGAGGAATGGGAGCATAAACTGCCCCCATCAGCCTCCTCAGGTACAAATGGAGTCTTAGTGACTAAATTGTAGGTTGGGCCTCAACTCGATTCTTCCAGATTTCAGGAGGCAAGTTGGCTACAACCTTGAATACCCCCACCTCCATCAAGCCAGGCACTTCACCTGCCCAGCTCAAACCAACCAGAGACCAATATGGAAAACATGCTTGGCAGAATAGGATGGGGTGCCatgaacaagaagaaagaaaaaaggcccTCTCAGTGTTAAGAGTACTAGAGAGCAAGGAGGTTCAGGGTGCCTGTGTCCTGCAAGAAACCAGGGGCGCCCTAGCCATGTCTCCCCAATTTACACCATCACCAGCAGTAAGCAAGCTCAAACTATGAAAGAAAGACATTTCCAAAGGCATGACTTGCCAGAAGATAAAAGGCACCTCAAAAGCATTTGGAATTCCAGACTTAAATCAGCTGAAGGATGGTAAACACCCTTCCCCCACTTGCCACCCAAAACAGTGCCCAGCAGTGACAAGCAGAGCAGGGGATGGGTAAATGGGGAAAGCCTCTAGAGCAGACTAGGCATCCTTGAAACAGAAGCATCCAGTCGATGGTCCTGGAGCGCTGGCCGGCTGCTGACCAATAGCTGTAGGGTAACTCGCTCACGTGTCTCCATACTTACCCTGAGTTTCCTACAGCCAAGCTGTCAGCAGGAGCCGGGGGAGGGCACTCCTTTTTGGCTGCAAAGAAATCATACTAGTTAAAGGCCCAACCAGATGTTCCAAACTTGCGGGGCAGATAGGCTGGCTTTGAGACCCAAAGGAAGAAAATCCACTTTGCCTACATAGCCCCTGTTGGGCTCTCTCCAGAGTAATCTATTCTCCTCCAGTGGGTAGCCAGGTTCTGTTTTTAATTATGTCTCTCCTCTGTTCAGAAACATGCACATTCCCTACTGAATGTGACAGAGTCCAAACTCCTAAGCCTGGCATTTAAGGTCTTTCATGACCTGCCTAACTTCCCAGGCTGTTGACACTCATATTTTAGATTCTGCCTGTACCATAGACATCTGTTGCCAATTCAGAAGTCATTTCTACAGATTTTTCTCTCCAGTTAGATAAGCTCCTTGAGAACAGGACACATCCTTCATTGCACCTAGAACTATGCCTTGTACTTAGAAAGCTGAGCTATTCACTGCCTTCCAAATAGACCACAGGCAATCCTTCCTACACCTCTCTGCCTTTATTCACCACACACACtcattctctctttgaaatcctgtTTTTTGATGCACAGCTTGAGAGCTATGTCCCTCTAGAAAGATGTCCCAAACCACCCCAACCCACTTGGGTCTCCCCATCTATTTTTCTATAGTACTTGCCATGCTGTATCACCAATCTCTCCTTGGCATAAATTGTGTCACAGATGAATCTTGTCTCCTCTTTCCAATTAGGGGGCTGCTCTAGGGGCTGAGACTGTTCCTCCCTCCACTCGAGTTTAAGCAACACCGTGCTGGACCCAAAGGAATTATCAGTAAAAAGGGATTGGAGCAAAGCTATCCCAGTTCCCTCACCTTCTGATTTCTCAAACTGCTCCAGCAGACTGGACAGGTCCGACGCCTCAATCCCTATGGAGGCATACAACACAGATTGGAAACCAGTCCCTATCAACTCTGAGGGCACAGATCCCAGGAAGCCCCAAATCACTTCTCCCTTTATGTTTCCCCTGCCCACTGTACTAAGTGAAATCAAGGCAGCAGCACAAAGCAGGAGGGATTCAAACAAATGGCCCCACCTCTCAGGAACCCTCCAAAGAAATCCAACAAAGGCCGGCCCCATCAAGGTGGTTTATCCTGTTCTATGGAGAACACTCCCTACTCAGTCCCTGGTCATACCAACTGAATTGTGCAGCACTCACCAATCTCACTGATGAAAGCCTGTACCACATCCTCAGGGGCCTGAGTACGTGGGGTAGGCAAGAAGGACAGCTTCCTTAGACGGGCTGGGTGGACTGCAGGCAGCTTGGGGCCATTGCTCTGCCTTGGTGTGGGCACAGACTTAGCAACAGGAGAGGAAGGCTTCTCCCTAGGCCTGGTTTCCTGCATCTCAGGCTTTAGCCTCTCTGACACAGGCTCAACAGCTACACCCTCACCAGGCAGACAGTGGGGAGCCTTATTTTGGGGGCTTTGAACCGGGGAAGCCACCTTGTGTTTCAGATGGGGAGATGTAGGCATTGGCTTGACCTCTACATTGGTGGGCTCCGTCTGTGGAGCTCCATGGCCAGTAGGCCCCAGATTGAGGGGAGGAGCCATTGGCACAGGAAGTACACTTTCAGGAGGGCCAGTTGGGATGCTACTGGGCTCCATCTTGGGCGGGGGAACAACTCTCCCAACAGAGGCTGTAGGCAAAGGAGGTGGGGGCACAGTTGGCCAGAATGGAGGGTTTTGCAGCCCTGGGCCCCATCCCAAGGGCCCATAGGAACAGCTGGAACTGTAAGGTGGGACTAGGGTAGGAGGGGGTACCCAAGGCACATTGCAAGTAGGGGACACAGCATAGGCGCCAGGAGTACCAGACACTAGGGGCACTGTTGGTGGTGGAGGGAGGCAAGGATAGACAGATGGGGACACAGAGGGATAACAAGGCCAGGGTGGCACAGGGGCATAGTGAGTATAGGGTTCAGGTGGCACTGGCCCCATAGACACTGGAAGACTAGGAGGCTGCAAGGATGGTAGGGGCAGGCTGGGAACCCCTTGCCCacttgggggaaggggcaacatAGGGGGTATGCCCATTCCACCTGGGGGAAAAGGCGGAGCAGTGGGCATTGCGGGAGGAATGGGCCCAACAGGGGACATGGACTGCACAGTAGGAGGTGGAGGCCTCGCCAGCAGTGGCATCTCTTGGGATGGCACCTGCTCAGTGGGAGTTGAGGCCACAGGTTTGCTTGACGGTGGCTCAGGACTAGGAGAAGCAGGGCTGGGACCCATAGTCCCAAAACAAGCCTCAGGGGTAGCCTCATGGAGAGCTTCAGAGCTTCTCTGCAGAGCTGTCTTTTTGGCTGGTGCTGGTGGAATGACAAGACAAGGGATGTCCGCCAGCCCTGTGGGGGTCTCTGGGAGACTGGGCCACTTCCCAGCTGGAGGCTGAGGattcctctcttctgcctctgcTTGACGTTGCTGCCTTCGGCGTCGGTACTCAGATAAGCTGAGAGGCCGAGGTCTGGCTTCTTGGGTTGTGGCACTGGTACCACCTTCCATCTTCACAGGACCCACAACCTCCTTGACTTCAGGGATAATGGTCTTTGGTGGTTCCGAGGACTCTGACtcaaggaggaggtggggggctggACTCCCTTGGGCTGATGCTGCTGCACCACGTCTGGGATCAGTTGGCCTGGGCTTAACTAGCACAGGTTCAACTGGAGCCAGGTCATCAGGTAAAGGGTCAACAGGTGCTAGGTCAACTGGCACTGGGCTGGTTGGCACATTGTCAACCAGTGGCAAGTCATCTGAGGTGGGAAGAACTACTGTA includes the following:
- the PPRC1 gene encoding peroxisome proliferator-activated receptor gamma coactivator-related protein 1 isoform X2; translated protein: MAARRGLREGIAPPPGGGPRPGPGGGVRGSGWGSRSQTPCGTVGAASSGEQVRLHEEGDDSGFVSLSRLAPSLRDKDPEMEELILQDETLLETMQSYMDASLISLIEDFGSLGESRLSLEDQNEVSLLTALTEILDNADSENLSPFDSIPDSELLVSPREGSSLHKLLTLSRTPPERDLITPVDTLGPTTGSSRVEMSLADPPWDFSPPSFLETSSPKLPSWRPPRSRSRWGQSSSPQQRSDGEEEEEVAGFSSQLLGGELDNSVSSIPDFPMHLACPEEEDKAAAEDLAVPAAGDESISCLSELVRAMHPYCLPSLTHLTSLEHPDDLTLPEDCVVLEIVGQAATAGDDLEIPVVVRQIPTRPQPVLLDNSLEASPALQLLMPTLESETEAAVPKEALCPKKEALFLDTEEKLGSACLLEPREVMEPVVPKEPQNTPANAVLGSHRARKGRKKKSKEEPVACVESYARRLRSSSRGQPTVATEATSQVGTLQKQPQEELKRDIGPPRGRGKPRAWARAWAAALEKPSSENLESGAGQTSTAKEGPLDLYPKLADTIQADPVLPPLSLVDSAQADPMPVDSVEADSTAVPPVVADPPPIDPALVELASASSELVDSLPSDPVLTDPVMANSAAIDPTVVLPTSDDLPLVDNVPTSPVPVDLAPVDPLPDDLAPVEPVLVKPRPTDPRRGAAASAQGSPAPHLLLESESSEPPKTIIPEVKEVVGPVKMEGGTSATTQEARPRPLSLSEYRRRRQQRQAEAEERNPQPPAGKWPSLPETPTGLADIPCLVIPPAPAKKTALQRSSEALHEATPEACFGTMGPSPASPSPEPPSSKPVASTPTEQVPSQEMPLLARPPPPTVQSMSPVGPIPPAMPTAPPFPPGGMGIPPMLPLPPSGQGVPSLPLPSLQPPSLPVSMGPVPPEPYTHYAPVPPWPCYPSVSPSVYPCLPPPPTVPLVSGTPGAYAVSPTCNVPWVPPPTLVPPYSSSCSYGPLGWGPGLQNPPFWPTVPPPPLPTASVGRVVPPPKMEPSSIPTGPPESVLPVPMAPPLNLGPTGHGAPQTEPTNVEVKPMPTSPHLKHKVASPVQSPQNKAPHCLPGEGVAVEPVSERLKPEMQETRPREKPSSPVAKSVPTPRQSNGPKLPAVHPARLRKLSFLPTPRTQAPEDVVQAFISEIGIEASDLSSLLEQFEKSEAKKECPPPAPADSLAVGNSGVDTPQEKRPLDRLQAPELANVAGLTPPATPPHQLWKPLAAVSLLAKAKSKSTAQEGTLKPEGIAEVKHPAAARHQEGVHGPSPVHVGSGDHDYCVRSRTPPKKMPALVIPEVGSRWNVKRHQDITIKPVLSLGPAAPLPPPTAASQEPLDHRTSSEQAELPAPCLAPSTLLSPEASPCRNATNTRTPPESSAKQRSMRCYRKACRSASPPSRGWQGRRGCSSRSVSSGSNGTSEASSSSSSSSSSSRSRSRSLSPPHKRWRRSSCSSSGRSRRCSSSSSSSSASSSSSSSSSRSRSRSPSPHRRSDRRRRYSSYRSHDHYQRQRVLQKERAIEERRVVFIGKIPGRMTRSELKQRFSVFGEIEECTIHFRVQGDNYGFVTYRYAEEAFAAIESGHKLRQADEQPFDLCFGGRRQFCKRSYSDLDSNREDFDPAPVKSKFDSLDFDTLLKQAQKNLRR